GCGGAAGTTAGCCGGTATTTCTGTAACACCAAGGGGAATCCCAATCAAAGTAGTCAAAACAATGCCAAACAAAAGGGCTCCTTTTATCCTGCCGGCCATTAATAGTGACGAAATGACCAGTCCTACCAGTGCTAATAGTGTGATGGGACTGCCGAAGGAACCCAGAGTCATATTCCACTCGAAAAACTGCAAATTGGCAATTCCACCTGATTCCTGCAGCGCCTCCAGGGTGGGTGGAATTACGGGACCGGCTTTGATCACCATAAACTCGGACATTTTTAAGCCCAGCATGGTTATAAAGAAACCAATACCTACAATGATAGCTTTTTTTATGGAATTGGGTACCGCAATAACCAGCATCTGACGAATTTTGGTCACGGTAAGAATAATAAATATGACGCCGGAAATAAAAACAGCTCCCAGGGCCGTCTGCCAGGGAATGCCTACATGCTGGGCAGCTACCGTGGCAAAATAAGCATTAAGCCCCATGCCCGGGGCTAGGGCAATGGGGAAATTTACCAAAAGACCCATGGCGATGGTTATTAAGCCTGCAGCAACCGCCGTTGCAAAAAATACAGCATCCTTGCTCATGCCGGTAGCAGCAAGAATATTAGGGTTTAGAAACAAAATGTAGGACATTGTCATAAAGGTGGTCAGCCCGGCAATTATTTCGGTGCGGGCATCAGTACGGTATTCTCTAAGTTTAAATAGTCTTTCCAGCATATTTTACTCCTTAAATATCTCTTTTTTAAACATAAGAAACTCAGACGGTAAACTTTTTTTCCTTTCTAACCGCCTGAGCCTGTTTCGTACCTATTTTTTTATAAATACTGAATTATTATTCCATAAATCAGACCTCACAGAAAATTTTGTTTAAATTTTTTATCTGATTTCTAAGACTCCCACTTCTATAAGTGGGAGTTTGCACTTTTTTTCTTCAGGTGGGATGGAATAGCTGAACGAGTTCACTACCTTAGCTTACCGTGAACAGCCAGCCATATACAGGGGGGGTATTGTGAAGTCCACTCCACGCGGTGACGCTCGTGAGCAGCTATAAATAACCAATCTCCAGATTCCATTTCCACAGCTCTCCCGTCCTCCCACGCCAGTTTGGCCTGCCCCTGGATAAGAACCACCCATTCGTCTCTTTCCTGGTCATACCAGTAACCCTCCGGCGAGGACTGCCCGCTGGAAACTATCCTTTCAATTAATATCCCATTATCCGGAATCAAAGGTTCGAAAATTTCCTCATCCGGGAGTGGCTTGGGAAGATCAAAAAGGTTCATAACAGGTACCTCCTCTCAGACAAAATTGACCTTATTTTACCATAAACACCCTTGATAAGAAATAAGCGCCTATAATCATCAGACTTTGACAATTTCTGCTTGACTGTCGTGTTAGAATAAAAAATATATAACTTAAAAAGGGGAGAGGAACATTGGCAAACGTTTTAATTGTCACGTGTAACAAGATCAGAGACATAAACTGTGTATCTTGTCTCAAATGTTTTAAGGCAGCGGAACTTAAAGACGGAGAATTTGCCAAGTACGATGAAGTAAATATTGTAGGCATGTGTGGCTGCGGTGACTGTCCCGGCCTGGTAATGCCCAAACTGACCCTGGTACTGGAACAAGCTGATTACTTGGAAAGGGATATCGATGCCATTCACTTTGGCACCTGTGTTCTTAAGGCCTGCAAAACAGCTGCGTGCCCCATTGACCTGGACAAAGTATCCGAACTGATTAAAACAAAGATGGGCATACCCGTAACAGTTGGAACCCATAATTATTAATCCCCAATACCTTGGTTAAATGATTAAAGAGGACTGGCTATCCTAAAGGGTACCGGTCCTCTTTTTTTCGCATAAGTTGTAGATATATACCGCTTTTAACAAAGTTAGATGAAACTAAACAGGTGAAGTAACATAAAATGCATTATAAGTAGGGTTCGAAACAGAAACTTGAGTCAAAAAAGGGGGTTACCATGGTGCTGTCGCCAAGCCTGGAAGACTACTTGGAAGAAATATACCGGTTTTCCATACATAATAATGTAGTAAGGGTCAGTGATATTGCTGACTGTTTAAACGTAACCTTACCTTCAGTAAATAACGCCATTAGAAAACTCCATCAAAAAAACTATTTAGTATATAAGAAATACAGGGATTTAGTACTAACCGAAAAAGGACGCAAAGTAGGTAAATTTTTAGTAGACAGAAACAGTATTTTGCAAAAATTTTTACAAG
This window of the Bacillota bacterium genome carries:
- a CDS encoding DNA-binding protein, whose protein sequence is MLSPSLEDYLEEIYRFSIHNNVVRVSDIADCLNVTLPSVNNAIRKLHQKNYLVYKKYRDLVLTEKGRKVGKFLVDRNSILQKFLQVIDSQCDIGAEAEAMEHYLTLPTIRAIENLLHFLEQNEECREKFLQHCKHRKQKGLGLKDGYQE
- a CDS encoding CGGC domain-containing protein, which codes for MANVLIVTCNKIRDINCVSCLKCFKAAELKDGEFAKYDEVNIVGMCGCGDCPGLVMPKLTLVLEQADYLERDIDAIHFGTCVLKACKTAACPIDLDKVSELIKTKMGIPVTVGTHNY
- a CDS encoding NCS2 family permease, which encodes MLERLFKLREYRTDARTEIIAGLTTFMTMSYILFLNPNILAATGMSKDAVFFATAVAAGLITIAMGLLVNFPIALAPGMGLNAYFATVAAQHVGIPWQTALGAVFISGVIFIILTVTKIRQMLVIAVPNSIKKAIIVGIGFFITMLGLKMSEFMVIKAGPVIPPTLEALQESGGIANLQFFEWNMTLGSFGSPITLLALVGLVISSLLMAGRIKGALLFGIVLTTLIGIPLGVTEIPANFRPFALPDLSGLAVGQLDLAGALELGLWTAIFTFTFVELFDTFGTLVGTAGKAGLLDEKGQSPRLGKAMLVDACGVSFGALMGTSTVTAYIESTAGIAEGGRTGLTAVTTGVLFLLALVLAPLAGLIPGAATAPALIIVGLLMAQAVREIDFEDFSEGLPAFLTIVLMPFTGSIANGIAAGIVFYALLKLTGGRTREVHWLMWVLAVLVLARYLFLAEH
- a CDS encoding cupin domain-containing protein — protein: MNLFDLPKPLPDEEIFEPLIPDNGILIERIVSSGQSSPEGYWYDQERDEWVVLIQGQAKLAWEDGRAVEMESGDWLFIAAHERHRVEWTSQYPPCIWLAVHGKLR